One Archangium violaceum genomic window, CCGCTCCCGCCGGGCAGGCCATCCGCGCCGTAGGACATGATGTAGCCCTTCCCGTTGTCGGACATCCGGTACTGGTAGGCGCGTCCCCAGGGATCGTTCGGGACCTCCTTCAGCAGCCCCACCTGGAGCAGCGGATAGAAGTTCTCCGCCTGGGAGGGGAAGCGCCCCGTGATGCGGTGGTAGGACTTGAAGTAGCCCTCCAGTCCGCGGATCTCCGCGCGCGCCTGGCGCTGAAGGGGACTGAGCGTCCTGTCGAACGTGAGGCTGGCGATGCCGAAAGCCCCCGCGG contains:
- a CDS encoding type II secretion system protein GspG, whose product is MTLEHAPTQQQTEETARPSRVGRLLVGIVIVLATAGAFGIASLTFDRTLSPLQRQARAEIRGLEGYFKSYHRITGRFPSQAENFYPLLQVGLLKEVPNDPWGRAYQYRMSDNGKGYIMSYGADGLPGGSGEDADLISGGVLNNAIVGTPEQQEAARGEQP